From Heteronotia binoei isolate CCM8104 ecotype False Entrance Well chromosome 17, APGP_CSIRO_Hbin_v1, whole genome shotgun sequence, one genomic window encodes:
- the PTAFR gene encoding platelet-activating factor receptor translates to MTTTVMSKDGEEKNISTLGVRNQECHVDSEFRYTLFTAYYSIIFILGFLSNSYVLWIFSRVYATKKLNEIKIFMVNLTTADLLFLATLPMWIVYYHNRGDWIMPDFLCNVGGYLFFVNTYCSVAFLGVITYNRYQAVTKPITAAQSTTRRRGIYVTLAIWILIAVPAIYFLVDEGTNEEIVNGHSFRRCFERYDTAGDIKPVLGFHVLICVCFFITFLVVLVCNAFIIRTLLIQPVQARKSAHVRQRALWMVCTVLAVFIICFVPHHILDLPWTLMVLQAWKINCQTQQLVNDLHQVTLLLLGANCVLDPVIYCFLTKKFRKHLSENLKNIKDSRKCSRQTTETGVEGMVPLENCIQNTIKP, encoded by the coding sequence ATGACTACAACGGTGATGTCCAAAGATGGTGAAGAAAAAAACATATCGACCCTTGGTGTCCGTAATCAAGAATGCCATGTGGATTCCGAATTCAGGTATACTCTATTCACCGCCTACTACAGCATCATCTTCATTCTGGGCTTCCTATCAAACAGCTATGTCTTGTGGATTTTCAGTCGAGTATACGCTACCaagaaattaaatgaaataaaaatattcaTGGTGAACTTGACCACCGCCGATCTGCTCTTCCTGGCCACATTGCCAATGTGGATTGTATACTACCACAACAGGGGGGACTGGATCATGCCTGACTTTTTGTGTAATGTGGGTGGCTACTTGTTTTTTGTCAACACTTATTGCTCAGTTGCCTTCTTGGGGGTCATAACATACAATCGGTACCAAGCAGTAACTAAGCCCATTACAGCTGCTCAATCCACCACACGAAGAAGAGGCATCTATGTGACTCTAGCCATCTGGATACTGATAGCTGTCCCAGCCATATACTTCCTTGTTGACGAGGGCACCAATGAAGAGATAGTTAATGGACATTCTTTCAGACGGTGCTTTGAACGCTATGATACTGCTGGTGACATTAAGCCTGTCCTTGGTTTCCATGTGCTCATATGTGTTTGTTTCTTCATCACCTTCCTGGTGGTCTTGGTGTGCAATGCATTCATTATCCGGACACTGCTGATCCAACCAGTGCAGGCCCGGAAGAGTGCCCATGTCAGGCAACGAGCACTGTGGATGGTGTGCACTGTTTTGGCTGTGTTTATCATTTGCTTTGTGCCCCACCACATTCTGGACCTGCCTTGGACTCTGATGGTTCTTCAGGCATGGAAAATCAACTGCCAAACCCAACAGCTGGTGAATGACCTCCATCAGGTGACCCTGCTCCTCCTAGGTGCAAACTGTGTTCTGGATCCAGTCATTTACTGTTTCCTCACCAAGAAGTTTAGGAAGCACCTTTCTGAGAATTTGAAAAACATAAAAGACAGTCGCAAGTGTTCCAGGCAAACGACAGAGACGGGAGTGGAGGGCATGGTTCCCCTGGAAAACTGCATACAGAACACCATTAAGCCATAA